One Salvia miltiorrhiza cultivar Shanhuang (shh) chromosome 6, IMPLAD_Smil_shh, whole genome shotgun sequence genomic window, cctataccctcacactgggcataacctttcgccaccagtctagctttaaaagctacgaccttgctcattcggacttatcattctcttgtatactcacttgcaacctatggctttacggcattctggtagcaagattttcttagtatacaaccatattcttaatggattgctccattgaggcgtgccaggaatctacattctcgtcttccactaattccaagtagatatctaggtcgattctcttatattcactaccagagactgaatccaaagattctcccaagaaaataaatcgatcgggttgtcccacaaccctcccactacaatggatctgtggtggcacatgtgtgtcaacaatgcgtgcagtgtcttgtggtacaaaaactcttgcacacttggcttgggtgatggaatcgcctgtctaatgtcttcaatttcttgaagcacactatctgacttggattagtgattattcccatagcccacttctaagaatcgtgtgtcattgctaataaccaccttctgattctttaggactaattgcaaagatgcataactcatcatcgaacatatttttccaagagtgacctatttcttctctccaccacaccattttatgtagggattacacggtgtagtaaactgggttggaatcccaaatactgacaatgaatcagaaaagatcattcctaacacattattggccctttatcccctttgccatgaatgacccggtctccatcttttcctctatacaggattcgcaggttccaaaagGTACAACCTGGAtagaatccaatgtactatttagacacgagcctttggatcctgttaagatagatgtgacctaatctaggttATCAAtgtatgtgtaagatcctcatgagagattagccttaacttttctctttcttttgttcgatgatgtaaatgcaatataaaggtattttgtagacaagttatagtatgaagagagatgttcaaaataccagaatagacaactttgtcatttcttatgatagaaacaccactatcaaaaatgacataagatccatctattcaaaattttggaacatgataaggaactctcaaaaaactaaactatgtccttaggacttaaagacaagtctccaattgcaacaactgcgactctagtcacgttgcctacggagacaatcatctcatcacttctcagcttccttgtcagcttataaaaaaccatgcaaggtgtaacaatcgttatcagtttctctcattatccactactcacaactgagtagaaaatgagctgatatgtctcagttactatagcaagtgaagtaccttaaccctttgccttgagtattgaaagaaaaaatctccaatactcaatcttatcacaccactactcccactatttcccttgtctttcttgccccttggacccttcttcttcccgtcattcgacgaagaagatggctcccctttggcaataacaagtgcttgcacatctctttcccacaacttccttagccgtaactagagcattcaacaactcaaaaagagtattatctttcttgctcataacagcgttgaggcggaagttcttaattaaaagacctGGGAAAAAaggttcaggataatatcgacttttgcctcaccgtcgatactcccactgagcaagtcaagtccgtcaaaatttgcatgacatgctcgtgcactgagctgtgctcactcataaaaataacaagattactctcatcaaatttaaatgagcaactcagtccgactctccgaacactttcttgagattcagcatgatgctaatagcatggtccatgccctgatgttggagctacaaggtttgtgacattatactcataatataacATATAGCCATATTATTCGtctcatgccaccttttatgtaattcctttttctcatcagttgactcattgttcagacataagaacgtggagtagttagcaacacaaaaattgtgttagtttgtgataaagataaaactgcatttccattttatatatgtggaccggttaaaagactttgtgcaagaataaagaaacaggagacatagacatatctgaaagtaaagaacataaagcacataattcgtaacaataatattgtaaccttttgataaaacaatattattgaaacctccaaccgctcaaagaatcccatgtgcaagccacgcgggtggacgtttacacacgaactcctcaaccagactatttacctagtcgtttaatttccatccatgtcaacttaaccctttgacaaaggaaattaatagttggaccttaactagaccatatcataatcaagaagggactcctcggggagttgtacattgtacttgatatgatatctaagcaatgaccacaatttaaccttgataattaaattctcgaaattgacatactcactcggaccatgccgttttcaatttaattatcttggttatcttatttaattccattctccaaagtactcgtgGAAATTATAcaagcaagccacgcgggtggacgtttactgcataactcccactactttaatggatttaaatatttttatagaaacctcatctgacaaacttatgagaggacaaatatgaagtaagccacgcgggtggacgtttactcacatcgccaatcactttgtctagagaccgcttgtggaggtctatataattttaagaataaaattattaagtagtAACCACAACCTaacttttgaaattaaattttcgaatttgacatactcactcggaccatgccgcattcaatttaatttcttagttatcttatttaattctatcgtctaaagtactcgtgaaaaattatataagtaagccacgcgggtggacgtttactgcataactcccactactttaacggatttaaatatttttatagaaacctcatctgacaaacttatgaaaggacaaatatgaagtaagccacacgggtggacgtttactcacatcgccaatcactttgtctagagaccgtttgtggagacctaaataattttaatcgtctataaaattattaatacagcttagtctttttctttcaaaaggtttgatcatgctcaacacataatcctaaacatgctcatctagaacgcaacatgtaaaacatgcttacagaattctaaaacatgcttaagaaaacgataaacctagcatgcttgtctaagcgcagttaataaacacatattaacaagcaaagacaaaacaacatgcaaagagcataaaggattaacaccacgacatgcaaagaacagaattaaaagaattaaaattcttcgtgacccattcgtggaatcccaattctaatctattaaaattaaaacagaaaagaaagcccaaaaacgtaaacttggcccgaacacttaagcccgtctttggaaaaaaaaaactagggtttgggccccctagggtttggaattcgcagctagggtttggaaaccctagctgccgcctCCTTCCTTGTACAGCCGCCCTCCGCCGCACAGCAACACACCCGACGCTGCAGCAGCTCGCCGGCAGCGCACGGCGTCTCCAGCAGCAGCATCAGCCGGCTACAACAGCGCAAGGCGGCAGCCCCCTGTGCGAGCAGCAGCTGCTCGGCGCGGCCTCCAGCGCCTGGCTCGGCCTCGGCGtctccagcagcagcaacagacGGCGACAGCATCGCAGCAGCGGCTCCAGCGtgcggcaacagcagcggcagcgtgcCGCCCGCcaggcgcgcagcgcgcaggcgcagccccgagcgcgcaccgcccctgcccgctgctTCCCGTCGTTCGCCTCGCCCAGCCcacctcgcctcgcctcgcctcctGGGTAATCTCAGTAACAGCAGCACGAGGCAGCCCagcagcctgaccaggcgcgcgcggcgcacggcgcgcaagcgctcgtacgcgcgctgccctcggcgccAGCAGCCCGTGCCGCACCGTACCCGTCGTGTCTCCTCACACCGTTcttcgtcgttgattcgtcgtcatctccatctcgttcctcagtttttacagattacaacggaaaaacaaaatacaattgaaatcctaatctaaccacggattttctcgtggtgaaaaacgattacaacgtcaaacgacgtattccacgaatcaacaaaccacgaagaacaacagcagtaaaacaacgcacattattaatcgtacataaattaataatagagccaagaaattaatcctgggctctgataccaattgaaggaatattaaactgaattaatactcgatttaccCGAAGAtcatttcttggattattattaatttatcatacaatgattaatcctaacatgctcctatgtaTTTAAgtactgcacgttggagttcagaaatacctgaagaattcataagaattcgtcaaactcgtcgctgaacagaccagtcagcttcaagccttcgtttgaagcctcaaacgtcctcaaatcgtattctgccgagaaatacgacttcttcgtcttcgagagagctttccgtggccgcctgtgtcgcttgaatcggagttctgtggaggaagttatggccgttttaccgaaactgccagaacttgatttcctgcggaaaatctgactccagctctgatcttctgaactgtatcccgctcagctttcaccgttggatggacaacgttctatgaaagtcccaagagagaaataaagctCCACACgtttccctgcgccccacagctctccgaaaccctaatattttatcagtgtgttttcctgagagctgacagctgtatttataataaaataaatacgcgtaggcacagaattagtgtaggaggcgtttttctcttcttctagggctaggagactttgggccagtccagggaccaaatacaaggaataaagatgggcctcaaataaattaattatctatggtcagcccagaccataattaatttataaatatcagttcattccactagagaaccaatattgacttacccctttattgccggtgatgagtcggggcttgtatttagacttattaaatcctcgtatttaaaatctccgacatccattaattaattatagctctgacagccttaattaattaatctcttttgtaatccttaagcagtaccactcaaaccttattattgcgcctgaacttaatcaacctgcagggtttagcgcaataaacattattgagctccttaaggggatgtcattatcctatatcggatacgagtactaatacagataatcagatatcatatattaaccgctatcacccaagatacagagtactcaagttactatataactcttgctcatagtaagtcaaagtgataaacgaatcaacatatatatctgacatcttattagtattaagatcttataagtcaccgagatctctaattcttcacttaagtcagatagaagaatatatctcactgtggtcctatcaatacgtatgacgtaccagtatagataagtagtcaagacaaactacttccatctataccgcagcctaaaccaataacttgtcctagagttatttcggctgtgattatattatatctcttaaggttattccaattatatggtcttctgtgatctacaacacaccatataatctacttatatagagataaagaacatacatatgcaatcatgaacacaatcagataggagattagatagtgaacttagaaaacattgtatacaagcataaaacgttcttgctttcagtatacaaatccaacacttaTCATACGTTGGATGGCTCAACGTCGCTCCGTTTAGCGTCTCACTGAAGTACGCAATGGGTCATCTTTCTTGCATCCAAactgcaccaataccaacaccagaagcatcacattcaatctcaaaagatatTGAAAAgttaggaagagataataccggaGCGTGGGTCAATTTGTACTTCAACAACGCAAACGCCTCCTCTTGCGTCTTTCCCCACTTGAATTCCACATTCTTCGTGATGACTTCGATTAACGGTGctgcaacactgctaaaatgaggcacgaatCATCGGTAAAagctagcaagtccatgaaaACTTCTAACTTCTCCAATACTCTTGGGAGTCggccactcttggatagctcgtatcttctcctcatcaacATGTACTCCctgtgcactaacaacaaaactaaaaaacacaagcttgtccgtacAAAATgtgcacttcttaaggttagcaaacagCTTTTCTTTTCTaagcacatccataacagacctcaaaatgctcaacatgctcatcatgacTCTTGCACAACAATAAATTTGCTAATaaaagcacgcaaaacatgattcataagacgcatgaacATACTAGGTGCATTAGTcaatccaaaaggcataactaaccactcatacaaaccaagttttgttttaaaggcagttttccattcatctcCTTCTTTAATCCTAATTtgatggtatccactacgcaaatcaatcttggaaaacatgCAAGAGCCATGCAACTTATCCAGCATATCATCTAATCGAGGGATAGGATGGCaatactttaccgtgatgttattaaTGGCTCGAAAATCACAACACATCCTCATGGTCAAATCCTTTTTGGGTACGAGTAGAACAGGTACCtcacaaggactcaaactctccctcacgtgccctttggccaataactcgccaatttgcctctccaactcctttgtctcctccggattggttcggtaagctTGTTGGTTCGGCAGGGTAGCTCCGGGCATAAAGTCAACCTaatgctcaatccctcgaattggtggtaaaccAGCAGGTGTATCTTTGGGAAAgacatcatcaaactcctgcaaaacagaacgaatagaagggagtagagaagagagatcgttagtaatGATCAAACTCTCCTTAAACCGTAACACAatgatcggcctctcctccttcATGGCCCACTTCAATTCACTAGCCCTTccaagaaaggacttatgaatcaaccCATTCTCCTTTTTCTCTATGGGATGCTCCTTGGACTTCACCTTCTCCACCTCGTTTTGCAATTGTACTTGATCttcataaacttgtttaggcCTAAGAGGAACAAGTGACACCTTCTTCTGCTTATACTCAAAggaatatttgttggtgaagccatcatgagTAACGCGTCGATCAAACTGCCACAGACGCCCCAACAAtatgtggctcgcttgcatgGGAATCACATCACATAAcacctcatcctcatacttcccaatgtGAAAAGGAACCTTCACTTGTCTCGTAACCTTGATGACACCGGTCTTattcagccactgcaaacgatacggcttggggtGCTTCACCTCGGTCAACCCCAATCTCTTcaccatggctctactagccacatttGTGCAACTCCCTCCATCAATGATCACGCTGCACACCTTGTCTTGcacaagacatctcgtgtgaaagaggttctcccgctgctctcTCTCATCGGGTTAAGTTTCGACACTCAAAGCTCTCCTAGCTACAAAGAGTTGTCTGGCAGGTGCAAAAATCTCCTCAACCTCCTCCTCCTCGTCGGGGTCCTCCAAAGCGAGCATCTCCGAATCGATCTCCTCAACATCAGTCACAACTTCTCcgtcatctctcatgatcataaGTCTCTTGTTCGGACACTCACTCATAATATGTCTGAATCCTtgacacttgaagcacttcttatctcTATTGCGACCATCAGGGACCGCCGGGTTTGTCGAATTCGACCCCTCAGGTCGGGATCTAAAGAACGGCTTCTTCTCATCTCGCTGCGGCGTCTCCTTATTCCATTGGTTCCCTTTTAATGACGAACCACTAGAAGCTGGTTGGGATTGCCTCCAATTGGACTAATTCTGCCGCTGGTTGGTGTTGTTGTTGCCactcctcttgagttgattctcgatcttgatggccatgtgAACCATATCCTCCAACTCAACATAGTGCTGCAACTCTACCTTATCACGAATGTCCCAATGCAAACCAGCTAAAAATCTagccatggtcgcctctcgctcTTCCATAACAtggctcgaatcatggcaacctccatctccttataatactcatccacgCTCCTACTGCCTTGCTTCAAAttctgcaacttgttgaaaagctctcggtagtaatgattAGGCACAAAATGAttcctcatcacagccttcatctcctACCAAGTCTGAATAGGTGGTTCTCCGTTTCTTCTCCTACTCGTCACTATTTAATCCCACaaaacaagtgcataatctaAAAACTTAATCGccgccaacttcaccttcttgagctctgaatagttgtggcaatcgaatagaagctccacctttctctcccattcaagatacaattctgggTCGTTTTTCCCTTGGAATGAGGGAATGTTCATGACGGAGTCCCTAGATGTCGTCTTTGGTTTTTGGTAAAGTGGGGCTGTcacaaatattttctttttagtgttttcagtttattttcattattttgagTCAAGCTGAGTTTAGTCCTGATAGATGTCTCGTGACCAGGATGATAGTCCACACcaccattttcttatttttgttcgtGACAAGAGACAAGTTGCACCAACTCCTTGAGGGATCAACCCTTGCTTACCATTAGGCACTACGCCTATCTTAGGCtaggttataaatttatttgtacgtTGACCAATAC contains:
- the LOC130990752 gene encoding uncharacterized protein LOC130990752 yields the protein MVKRLGLTEVKHPKPYRLQWLNKTGVIKVTRQVKVPFHIGKYEDEVLCDVIPMQASHILLGRLWQFDRRVTHDGFTNKYSFEYKQKKVSLVPLRPKQVYEDQVQLQNEVEKVKSKEHPIEKKENGLIHKSFLGRASELKWAMKEERPIIEFDDVFPKDTPAGLPPIRGIEH